Proteins encoded together in one Struthio camelus isolate bStrCam1 chromosome 19, bStrCam1.hap1, whole genome shotgun sequence window:
- the ZNF207 gene encoding BUB3-interacting and GLEBS motif-containing protein ZNF207 isoform X3 — protein MGRKKKKQLKPWCWYCNRDFDDEKILIQHQKAKHFKCHICHKKLYTGPGLAIHCMQVHKETIDAVPNAIPGRTDIELEIYGMEGIPEKDMEERRRLLEQKTQAESQKKKQQDDSDEYEDDESAASTSFQPQQVQPQQGYIPPMAQPGLPPVPGAPGMPPGIPPLMAGVPPMMPGMPPVMPGMPPGMMPMGGMMPPGPGIPPLMPGMPPGMPPPVGPRPGMPPMTQAQPVTAPGILNRPPAPAASAPTPQPPVTKPLFPSAGQMGTPVTSSSTASSNSESLSASSNALFPSAAQAAAAVPGPVGTDFKPLNSTPATTTEPPKPTFPAYTQSTASTTSTTNSTAAKPATSITSKPATLTTTSATSKLIHPDEDISLEERRAQLPKYQRNLPRPGQASLGNPPVGPIGGMMPPQPGIPPQQQGMRPPMPPHGQYGAHHQGMPGYLPGAMPPYGQGPPMVPPYQSGPPRPPMGMRPPVMSQGGRY, from the exons GTATTGTAACAGGGATTTTGATGATGAAAAAATCCTTATACAGCATCAAAAAGCAAAGCACTTTAAATGCCATATATGTCATAAGAAATTGTATACAGGACCTGGTTTAGCTATACATTGCATGCAG GTACATAAAGAAACAATAGATGCTGTTCCAAATGCTATTCCTGGAAGAACAGACATTGAACTGGAAATCTATGGCATGGAGGGCATTCCAGAGAAAGAcatggaggaaaggaggaggttaCTTGAACAAAAAACTCAGG CAGagagccagaaaaagaaacaacaggaTGATTCTGATGAGTATGAAGATGATGAATCTGCAGCTTCAACTTCATTTCAACCACAGCAGGTTCAGCCACAGCAGGGGTACATTCCCCCAATGGCACAACCAGGTTTGCCTCCTGTGCCAGGTGCACCAGGAATGCCTCCAG gtataCCACCATTAATGGCAGGTGTTCCACCTATGATGCCTGGAATGCCTCCAGTGATGCCTGGAATGCCACCTGG gATGATGCCGATGGGTGGGATGATGCCCCCTGGACCAGGAATACCACCTCTTATGCCTGGTATGCCGCCAG GTATGCCTCCACCAGTTGGTCCTCGTCCTGGGATGCCTCCAATGACACAAGCGCAGCCTGTGACAGCACCGGGTATTCTTAATAgacctccagctcctgctgcatcGGCACCTACCCCCCAGCCTCCCGTTACTAAACCACTCTTCCCAAGTGCAGGGCAG ATGGGGACACCTGTCACAAGCTCAAGTACAGCTTCCTCCAATTCAGAAAGTCTGTCAGCATCTTCTAACGCTCTGTTTCCTAGCGCAGCACAA GCTGCGGCAGCTGTTCCAGGTCCAGTTGGTACTGATTTCAAACCTTTGAATTCTACACCTGCAACAACAACAGAACCCCCCAAACCAACATTCCCTGCTTACACACAGTCTACAGCCTCAACCACTAGCACAACAAACAGTACTGCAGCTAAACCAGCTACATCTATAACAAGTAAGCCTGCTACACTTACAACAACCAGTGCAACCAGTAAGTTGATCCATCCAGATGAGGATATATCTTTg GAAGAGAGAAGGGCACAGTTGCCTAAATATCAGCGTAACCTTCCTCGACCAGGACAAGCTTCCTTGGGTAATCCGCCAGTTGGACCAATTGGAGGTATGATGCCACCACAGCCAGGAATTCCTCCACAGCAGCAAGGAATGAGACCGCCTATGCCACCTCATG gtCAGTATGGTGCTCATCACCAGGGCATGCCAGGATACCTTCCTGGAGCGATGCCTCCTTATGGTCAGGGACCTCCGATGGTGCCCCCTTACCAAAGTGGACCTCCTCGACCTCCAATGGGAATGAGACCTCCTGTAATGTCGCAAGGTGGCCGCTACTGA